The DNA sequence aaataacgttaaacaaattgtttacgtgcttaaactaaaaaatacgAGGCCTTATCAGACATACGTAGATATAAACTACGAtgtgatagacttacataaatatatttaaaaaaacttatataaataagtaaatattttagtacaaaatatatacgttgtattacttatgtACCGACGTAGGCACCgatttggcgcaacggttacagccatggattgtacctgttgcgctggcggttgcgggttcgatccccgcacatgacaaacatctgtattggccatacaggtgtttgccgtggtctgggtgtttgtgcagtccttgtggggtctccccaccgtgcctcggagagcacgttaagccgtcggtcccggttattatcatgtacacctgatagcgatcgttactcatagtagggaatatatccgccaacccgcattggagcagcgtggtggattaagctctaatccttctcctacatggggaaagaggcctatgcccagtagtgggatattacaggctgaagcgtaattacttatgtaattgaagttggtttttagtttgctagcaaacacaataattaacaTCTGCTTATATATTTACGAATTTAGATAGTGGGTATATTAGAAATTATCAACAAGAAgagatcaaataaaaaaattgtggctagtttattttagttttatttgcttTTACATTAAATCACAGCATATTTGATAACTTTGGTAACAACGACGTATTCTTTACCATTTAGCGTAACCGAGACCGTTGATGCCATAGCCGTAAGACTTGTAGGCAAGAGGAGCAGAGTAGGCGCCGTATCCGTAAGAGTTGTAGGCCAGAGGAGAGGCGATCGCGCTGTAGGCCAATGGAGCGGCGGCGTACGACTTGTAGGCGAGAGGGGAGGCATAGGCGCCATAGGCTACGGGAGCAACGCCAGCGGCGTATGTGGCGATGGGAGCGGCGTAGGATTGAACGATGGGAGCGGCGTGGGCGATGATGGCGGGGTCTTTGCGGACGATGGCGTTGAAACCGGAGTGATCGTCAGCGGCGTAGTCGACGACGCGGCGGGTGCCGTCAGACTCCAAGAGCGAGTACTGGCCGACCACGTTGTCGCCGACGCGGGTCTCGTGCTGGCTCTTCACATCGCCGGTGTGGGGGTCAGCTACTCCGTAGGAGAAGCTGTTGTAGTTACCGTGGAGAGCACTGCCTTGAGCAGCCGCCACCAACAGAGCAAGAACGACGaactgaaaatatatatatgtattttatatcaatatctgTCTCACATTAGTTATATTAGAAATTCtttgtatattaatacaataatcaatactcaatttacaatcatctacttaatgaatatgtaagtatataattacctataatattatatcatatatttgtatttttgtgtgtgtacgtatgtatgtatgtatgtatatatatatatatatatatatatatgtaagtagtgtgtgtgtatatgtatatgcatgatatatgtgtatatgtatatgtattatatctatatgtatctatgtaagtgtatgtatttatacctgtaagtatgtaatatattacagttatttagctattacgttattaattcttgcactgtgttccccgctatatgacactctctctcatgaacattggttgactggaagagatctcttctagagataagtccacctttgccatcaactttttgtataatttttctgtacattatttttagtgcaataaagtatataataataataattaaattaccttAGAAGCCATTTTACGTGTGTTTAACTCGACTAATGAGTGCAACTGATTCAACCCCAGTAGAGTTTACTATTTATAATGGCCCAAGTCATAAGTTTGGAAACGAAACAGGAAATGATACATACAacgtgaaaatataataaagcaaataTGAAAGGCGTGtacgtaaatacgcattaatatTCATATCCATTTAATTAAACACAAGGTCAATTGTATTCGGATCTATGTTTTACTTCGttctttatatttaatcttATACCTTATTCCATTTAATATGATTAAAGTGTTGATTCGATACTTcgaaataattaagtatttaatctataaaaataaataatagtctcAAAAATTTATATGACCTCCGAACTTCCAAAGgaatgtaccaattttgataattattttctgTGTTCTTTGTTAGGACAAGACATgtacaaaagaaacaaaaaacacacaaaaaaattatagtgaTAGCACCAGTAGGATTTTCTGCTGTGTGGGGGTCCAGAAATATACACAATACCCAAGATTACGACGAACATCTATatgcccaatacaaatatttgtcatgagcgATCGATCTCTCGATTGCAAGAGCAACAAACAGCTTGTGAccgctgtgccaacgcgtcgtcaaaattttattatatgaaaaagttaCAGTCTCattatttgattgtttgttattatgttaacttTCCTTCTAAAatagctagtaatatataaaaaatattatcacataATCGGATGTATTGTACGATCGATATAAGGCTTTTTTTGTGATCGCACATTGCCTTGTTAGTTGTTACTAAACAGTTCGCGTGTCTCTCATTACACAACAAAATTGCAAAGCTTACACGTATGTTCATACCTTATTAAGTAAATGCCTTTACATTTCTGAaacgtaattatattaaataatttacgatAACGGTCCATAAATTTCCATCGATTAACAATAATCGTTTTATCCAAAGACgtgaacttaaaaaaataattttaacacctGCAAAGATAGTgtagtgtgtatgtatatacggtaatataatataatacgctATAATGAGCTCATACACTACAATAGCTTTAATATTCTCATATTAAAAAAAGCGACGATATTAAATGCTAAAACATacgatacaaatataattaacgaAAATGCCATTTCCTAGTGAGAGCAAATCAATACGCGTGTCTTTATGAAGTTATTATCAGATTcaatttaaatcttaaaaacttaAGCACTATATAAAGGCTGTTATTTTTCAACAGTCGTCAGTTGTTTCATAGACAGCAAATTAACAATACAATATGCTCTCCAAGGTAACCGAAtctttaaagataaataaaatattggttTCAATACATTGACGCTAATTTTATTAGACTGATAAAGACTTAAGTTTCATATCatgtaattttgataaaatttcagGTCGCAATCTTCGCTCTGCTGGTAGCAGTGGCTCAGTGCAGTGCTGGTAACTACAACAGCTTCTCCTACGGAGTATCTGACCCTTACACCGGTGATGTGAAGGGCCAGCACGAGACCCGCGTCGGCGATAACGTGGTCGGCCAGTACTCGCTCTTGGAGTCTGACGGCACCCGCCGCGTCGTCGACTACGCCGCTGACGCTCACTCCGGTTTCAACGCCGTCGTCCGCAAAGACCCCGCCATCATCGCCCACGCCGCTCCCATCGTTCAATCCTACGCCGCTCCCATCGCCACATACGCCGCTGGTGTTGCACCCGTAGCCTATGGCGCCTATGCCTCCCCTCTCGCCTACAAGTCGTACGCCGCCGCTCCCTTGGCCTACAGCGCGATCGCCTCTCCTCTAGCCTACAACTCTTACGGATACGGCGCCTACTCTGCTCCTCTTGCCTACAAGTCTTACGGCTATGGCATCAACGGACTCGGTTACGCCGCAGGTCTTAAATGGTAAATCATCGACGACTTTAGCAAACAGTCAATGGcaatagtttaaattaaaagttatcctAACGAAACGAGATAGTGTAGTAActgatgtaaatattatttaaattacaatgaatAAAGTGTCTGAGAATCAATAGttacctaattttattttaacttttagtaccctttcaaaattgttttatagttttatagtaaaaaaaaaagaaaatatgttataacctattataataaaattcagcATTAAATCCTAACGGTCCTTGAGGGCTAGACTTTCGTCATTTTGTAACAGCTAAAAATTTTACATAGGTACAAGCAATAGCCAATAAGGAAGTATGACTTATAGTGGCTTTGGCAGATACCCGGTAGCAAAGGTATACAAAATTCCACTTTCGTTGTTTCAttaaacgtatatttttttatatattttgtttaaagtaatattagaaACCACGTCAAAAATTGCCAGACACTGCATAGTGAAAACCTATAACCAGACCTTAACTTTTGTAACTTATCTTACGTCATAATATAATAGCTACGTTTCATATGTTTCTCGAGCTATTAGGAGATATTTCCTCGGTAGCCAAATAGTTTTGACAGTTCCAATCCCGGGCCAGACAAACATTTAAGCTGGCTGTGAGTGCTAGAACGCAGCAATATATGATGGAATTATGAGTTCTTCATATTAAAATGGAAGAACCTTTTAAATCATCATTAGAAAATAGTATCcatgtattttttaacaatttttgacttttttatctattaaaatctttttttttttaatctttatttttttaaggagtTTGATCACGAAGTGATCATGTCACCCCTATGTGAGCTACTATacaattaatttctaaagtaaTCTACAAATATCGACGTCTTAATCCTATTAATACTAATCTGTATAGCATCCTTGCCTCTCCAGACGTTGGAAAGGCAAGAATACTATTCCATATGCCAGTATCAAAAGTATTTACATTAATTCTTACAAGAAATTCTGCCCTTTCTGCTTCGTTCCGGACGCATTCAGCCATCTGTGCAGCACATCTTCTATTTTATCGCATTCTAAACAAGTTGGTGATGTAGATTTGCCCATTAATGCAGCAAAGCTGTTTAACGGATCTATTAAAATCTTGTTTaccgaaatatttattaactaaaactgcaccttatttaaataatacttcaaTTTAATGTACTAAATAACCAAAATACGTCAATTTcacgataaatataataatacgttAAATACGTCAATGCGACGAAGGTACGAGGTCAATTTTagatgtaaaaaacattttttgcgaGCACTTAAGAAGTAGGCACATAATTTGAAACAGATATTGCATTTTTATCAGAAGTTTTATGTTCGTTGTTCACTTAGATCCAACTTATAATttacttaagtattttttttttaatatttttctctcTTAAAATTCTCTAAAATAAATCTTGAAAATTCTCGTTTTAGTTTATAATGTCGGAGATTTATGACCAAATGAAAAATGGAGATTTGtgaaaagaaaattgaaaattaactaCTCTGATTCCAGAGACAATATAAAACTGGAAAATGGGTTTGTACTGGTTAAAACatctaaagaatttaaataaccataattttaaaaatgcagCACTAGTTCATATTATTACACTCAAACACATATGGCAAAATCTAAGCTTCAAAAACCGGGTTAGGCTACAAGTCATACGCCACCACTGCCCTGACCAACAACAATATCACCTCTCCTATGGCCTACAACTCTTATGGATACAGATgttcagaaataaaaataaattctccttttttggaaaaagTTCGTGTAGGATGTCGAACCATAATTTCCTAGAcgaaactttaaaaaagaagaaagttATATAGTAACCTTCGAAGTTCCTGCTCTTATTGGGattactgaaataaataatcatagtAACAAAAGATCTAATAGATTACGAATATAATAATTCTTtctgatatatgtattattatgtccttcaaaaaatgtaagtgtttttaaaagtaacattttatGTGGACATACTGATACTGAAGtccatttgaaaaataaaatccaatagATAGCGCAATCATTCCAtactcaatttaaaatatatttttgtgtcgTTAACAATCAAAGCACTTGAACCTCGGAATAGCAATGCcaaaaattttcaattagaTTTAAGTCAGTAAATGATAGCCTTCACTGTAAACAAGAAGGCCGGTTCGTTCTCAGAGAGTGGAATGTTCAGAGAATCAAAATCACTTTCCAACATGCAAACACTAACATTTAAAgaagtgtaataaaaaatcgCAACATCTGGCGATACCGGGAGGAcctcataaaataattatacatctttagacaagtatttattaaattttatgttattactttttgactagcctgttggcgcagtttataagtggctctgctttctgttccgcgggttgcgggttcgattcccgcctgagtctgggtgtaatatttgtatctatatatttatatacgtattatttctatgtatatttaaaaaaaattagctataccagtcggctgttacctgtaacacaagcattaagttgcgtATCATAAGAATAAACGACCCTgtctgtatgttataagatatttatttatttatttatttatttataatcacttcatcatcatcatcacttcaacttatcgcagtccactgctggaaataggcctccacaagtttgcgtcaaaaatggcgtgaactcatgtgttttgcccatagtcaccacgctaggcaggcgggtttatgaccgcaaggctgacttgtcgcaccgaagacgctgctgctcgtcttcgacctgtgtatttggAAGCCAGAAGTTTCATGGTTATcacgccaccggtcggctttaacagttccaagatagtagtggaactgtgttatcccttagtcgcctctagtCGTAAGCGACAcgcacgggaagagaaggggtggctaatatatctttactgccgtaactacacagcaatgaggttataaatataaatttaatatgcagCTCAACCACattttatttctatgaatatttaaaaattttgtaaaatataattttgattaaactaAATACTATTAACCTTATTAGGAAAAATAATGCACTTACAGAAATTTCTTTACTCATCAGTATGACATTTTGTGTATCTAAGTAAAAAAGCAGTAAAGAAAGCACAT is a window from the Melitaea cinxia chromosome 3, ilMelCinx1.1, whole genome shotgun sequence genome containing:
- the LOC123669626 gene encoding larval/pupal rigid cuticle protein 66-like, whose product is MASKFVVLALLVAAAQGSALHGNYNSFSYGVADPHTGDVKSQHETRVGDNVVGQYSLLESDGTRRVVDYAADDHSGFNAIVRKDPAIIAHAAPIVQSYAAPIATYAAGVAPVAYGAYASPLAYKSYAAAPLAYSAIASPLAYNSYGYGAYSAPLAYKSYGYGINGLGYAKW
- the LOC123669625 gene encoding larval/pupal rigid cuticle protein 66-like produces the protein MLSKVAIFALLVAVAQCSAGNYNSFSYGVSDPYTGDVKGQHETRVGDNVVGQYSLLESDGTRRVVDYAADAHSGFNAVVRKDPAIIAHAAPIVQSYAAPIATYAAGVAPVAYGAYASPLAYKSYAAAPLAYSAIASPLAYNSYGYGAYSAPLAYKSYGYGINGLGYAAGLKW